Proteins encoded together in one Arvicanthis niloticus isolate mArvNil1 chromosome 7, mArvNil1.pat.X, whole genome shotgun sequence window:
- the Rest gene encoding RE1-silencing transcription factor, which produces MATQVMGQSSGGGSLFNNSGNMGMALPNDMYDLHELSKAELAAPQLIMLANVALTGEVSGSCCDYLVGEERQMAELMPVGDSNFSDSEGEGLEESAELKGDPSGLENVELRSLELSAVEPQPVFEPSAAPEMYSAANKDPPPEAPVAEDKCRNLKAKPFRCKPCQYEAESEEQFVHHIRVHSAKKFFVEESAEKQAKARESGSSPAEEGEFSKGPIRCDRCGYNTNRYDHYTAHLKHHLRAGDNERVYKCIICTYTTVSEYHWRKHLRNHFPRKVYTCSKCNYFSDRKNNYVQHVRTHTGERPYKCELCPYSSSQKTHLTRHMRTHSGEKPFKCDQCNYVASNQHEVTRHARQVHNGPKPLNCPHCDYKTADRSNFKKHVELHVNPRQFNCPVCDYAASKKCNLQYHFKSKHPTCPSKTMDVSKVKLKKTKKKEADLLHTVTHEKTEAEQTKTKGDVCGKKNEKPVKVVGKDVSKEKKPCSSDSVVQVTTRTRKSAAETKAAELRHPDVQTGNNPEKSCKAKKNKRKMDAEAHSSDEPVNEGPVTKKKKKTESKSRNSTEVPKGGSRVEERKGDKKQSTSVKKGAKKTTLKTKTSKKGGKLARKGVGQTEPPSSTLAQVGVSPVPALPQAVATLSGSTQTEPPSPMDTAQTEPAQMEGSQTGPPQVEQPLPGEPAPTEPSPPVEPPQVDPPSCQESPQREPPPAMELAEVETSPMEPSQMEPPPNMEPPPSNLEPPPPMELPQVEPPPMEDCQKELPSTEHAQTQVAQTVPTQEGSVQEEPSPVSEPLQVKPTKRSSPRKDSAKEKWNMLSEMARQEQVLIEVGLVPVRDSKLRRASKSAQDLPAPPSPPPTGNQEMVSEGEGNKVSPFKKVRTEEACESLAELAAPKESTSVSSSEQNSHVPDGETLHSKCQAGSTGVCEMEVDTEQKTDSVPVKDLVEPVSPLTPTVEREAESPAVMASPPITLAGNESQEIDEDEGIHSHDGSDLSDNMSEGSDDSGLHGARPAPHETTSKNGKAGLAVKVTEGEFVCIFCDRSFRKEKDYSKHLNRHLVNVYFLEEAAEEQEEQE; this is translated from the exons ATGGCCACCCAGGTGATGGGTCAGTCTTCTGGAGGAGGAAGTCTCTTCAACAACAGTGGCAACATGGGCATGGCCTTACCCAACGACATGTATGACTTGCACGAGCTCTCCAAAGCTGAACTGGCCGCACCTCAGCTCATCATGTTAGCCAACGTGGCCTTGACTGGGGAAGTGAGCGGCAGCTGCTGCGACTACCTGGTTGGTGAAGAGAGACAGATGGCCGAGTTGATGCCGGTTGGAGACAGCAACTTTTCTGATAGCGAAGGAGAAGGCCTCGAAGAGTCGGCGGAACTAAAAGGGGACCCCAGTGGGCTGGAAAACGTGGAACTGAGAAGTTTGGAGCTAAGTGCTGTAGAACCCCAGCCTGTATTTGAACCATCAGCTGCCCCAGAAATGTACAGCGCAGCAAATAAAGACCCCCCTCCTGAAGCACCCGTGGCAGAGGACAAATGCAGGAATTTGAAGGCCAAGCCCTTCCGCTGTAAGCCGTGCCAGTACGAGGCGGAGTCTGAAGAGCAGTTCGTACATCACATCAGGGTTCACAGTGCTAAGAAGTTTTTTGTGGAGGAAAGTGCAGAGAAACAGGCCAAAGCCAGGGAATCTGGGTCCTCACCAGCTGAAGAGGGCGAGTTCTCCAAGGGCCCCATCCGCTGTGATCGCTGTGGTTACAATACCAACCGGTACGATCACTACACAGCACACCTGAAGCACCACCTGAGAGCCGGGGATAACGAGCGCGTCTACAAGTGCATCATCTGCACGTACACCACCGTCAGCGAGTACCACTGGAGGAAGCACCTGAGAAACCACTTTCCCAGGAAAGTCTATACCTGTAGCAAGTGCAACTATTTTTCAGACAGAAAAAATAATTACGTTCAACATGTTCGAACTCATACAG GGGAACGTCCTTATAAATGTGAACTTTGTCCTTACTCAAGTTCTCAGAAGACTCATCTAACTCGACACATGCGCACTCACTCAG GTGAGAAGCCTTTTAAATGTGATCAGTGCAATTATGTGGCCTCTAATCAGCATGAAGTGACCCGACATGCAAGACAGGTTCACAACGGGCCGAAACCTCTTAATTGCCCTCACTGTGACTACAAAACAGCCGATAGAAGCAACTTCAAAAAACATGTTGAGCTGCATGTTAACCCACGGCAGTTCAACTGCCCCGTGTGTGACTACGCAGCTTCCAAGAAGTGTAATCTACAGTATCATTTCAAATCTAAGCATCCCACCTGTCCCAGCAAAACGATGGACGTCTCCAAAGTGAAgctaaagaaaaccaaaaagaaggaGGCTGACCTGCTTCACACTGTCACCCACGAGAAGACAGAGGCTGAACAAACGAAAACAAAGGGTGATGTGTgtgggaagaaaaatgagaaacccGTGAAAGTCGTGGGAAAAGATGTTTCAAAAGAGAAGAAGCCTTGTAGCAGTGACTCGGTGGTCCAGGTAACTACTAGAACTCGGAAGTCAGCAGCAGAGACTAAGGCAGCAGAGCTGAGACACCCAGATGTACAAACAGGAAACAATCCAGAAAAGTCctgtaaagccaagaaaaacaaaagaaagatggaTGCCGAGGCCCATTCCTCAGATGAGCCTGTGAATGAGGGACcagtgacaaaaaagaaaaagaagacagagagcaaaTCCAGAAACAGTACCGAAGTGCCAAAGGGTGGCAGCAgagtggaggagaggaagggggacaAAAAGCAAAGTACTTCTGTTAAAAAAGGTGCAAAGAAGACGACTCTCAAGACTAAGACAAGTAAAAAAGGTGGCAAACTTGCTCggaagggggtggggcagacaGAACCTCCTTCCTCTACGTTGGCACAAGTTGGGGTGTCTCCAGTCCCTGCACTCCCTCAAGCGGTGGCCACCCTGTCAGGATCTACTCAGACAGAGCCTCCTTCTCCCATGGATACTGCTCAGACAGAGCCTGCTCAGATGGAGGGCTCCCAGACAGGGCCTCCTCAGGTGGAGCAACCTCTTCCCGGGGAGCCTGCTCCAACGGAGCCATCTCCTCCTGTGGAGCCTCCTCAGGTAGACCCACCTTCCTGCCAGGAGTCTCCCCAGAGGGAGCCTCCCCCTGCCATGGAGCTTGCTGAAGTGGAAACATCTCCAATGGAGCCTTCCCAGATGGAACCACCTCCCAATATGGAGCCTCCCCCTTCCAATCTGGAGCCTCCCCCTCCCATGGAGCTGCCTCAGGTGGAGCCACCTCCTATGGAGGATTGTCAGAAAGAGCTGCCTTCTACGGAGCATGCTCAGACTCAGGTTGCTCAGACAGTCCCTACTCAGGAGGGATCTGTTCAGGAGGAACCCTCTCCTGTCTCAGAGCCACTTCAAGTCAAGCCAACCAAAAGGTCGTCTCCCCGAAAAGACAGTGCAAAGGAGAAGTGGAACATGCTGAGTGAGATGGCACGGCAGGAGCAGGTCCTTATTGAAGTCGGCCTAGTGCCTGTGAGAGACAGCAAGCTTCGGAGGGCAAGCAAGAGTGCACAGGACCTCCCGGCCCCACCTTCACCGCCGCCAACGGGAAACCAAGAAATGGTCTCTGAAGGGGAAGGAAATAAAGTATCCCCTTTCAAGAAAGTGAGAACAGAGGAAGCCTGTGAGAGTCTAGCTGAGCTCGCTGCTCCCAAGGAGTCCACCAGTGTTTCATCCTCTGAACAAAACTCACATGTGCCAGATGGGGAAACATTACACAGCAAGTGTCAGGCTGGCTCCACTGGGGTTTGTGAAATGGAAGTGGACACTGAGCAGAAGACAGACAGTGTCCCTGTGAAAGACTTAGTAGAGCCAGTGTCACCTCTTACTCCAACAGTGGAACGTGAAGCCGAGTCACCAGCTGTAATGGCTTCCCCTCCTATCACTTTGGCTGGAAATGAGTCTCAGGAAATTGATGAAGATGAAGGCATCCATAGCCATGATGGAAGTGACCTCAGCGACAACATGTCAGAGGGAAGTGATGACTCAGGGCTGCACGGGGCCCGGCCAGCGCCACATGAAACTACATCAAAAAATGGAAAGGCAGGGTTGGCTGTTAAAGTAACTGAGGGagagtttgtttgtattttctgtgaTCGttcttttagaaaggaaaaagactATAGCAAACACCTCAATCGCCATTTGGTGAATGTGTACTTCCTTGAAGAAGCAGCTGAggaacaggaggagcaggagtAG